A section of the Marinoscillum sp. 108 genome encodes:
- a CDS encoding SH3 domain-containing protein — translation MNKTLLFILIVFASNLCFGQQWYGVINDPDGYTNVRKGPGTNYEIVAKAQDNEIFYIEDSDSDWFLIYLIENNYLEGYIHSSRVRRISELQPIGEREYKSGLLTIKDKKYEFTIARSDFKKSEHEYELQDDKWVIKIDGTSPYGVDGNYPSTQISTFKFKIDSTTVNTPKSAYSDLYENNLGATSIFKNTDGTIYITMAENSDGAGAYDAVWLFKDGQYLKRVIIVP, via the coding sequence ATGAATAAAACACTCCTTTTTATACTCATAGTTTTTGCTTCCAACTTATGTTTCGGTCAACAATGGTACGGAGTGATTAACGATCCAGATGGGTACACTAATGTTCGAAAAGGGCCTGGAACGAACTACGAAATTGTTGCTAAGGCTCAGGACAATGAGATTTTTTATATTGAAGATTCAGATAGCGATTGGTTCTTAATCTACCTGATTGAGAACAACTACCTAGAAGGATATATCCATTCAAGTAGAGTGAGACGAATATCTGAACTTCAACCAATTGGTGAACGGGAATACAAGTCTGGCCTATTAACTATCAAAGACAAAAAATACGAGTTTACAATTGCACGCTCCGACTTTAAGAAGTCTGAACATGAATATGAACTGCAGGATGATAAGTGGGTAATTAAGATTGACGGAACAAGTCCGTATGGCGTTGACGGCAACTACCCATCAACTCAAATTTCAACATTCAAATTCAAAATAGACAGCACAACTGTGAACACTCCCAAAAGTGCCTACTCAGATCTTTATGAAAACAACCTTGGAGCAACAAGTATCTTCAAAAACACCGATGGAACAATCTACATAACGATGGCTGAAAATAGTGACGGTGCTGGAGCTTACGATGCTGTATGGCTATTCAAAGACGGGCAATATCTGAAACGAGTAATTATTGTACCGTGA
- the map gene encoding type I methionyl aminopeptidase: MSITKESELIGMLKISEVVGTTLKLMREYAKVGMSTKELDEYGGEILKSYGAKSAPYETYGFPGYSCISVNEEAAHGIPSEKKILQEGDLINIDVSAELNGFWSDNGGSFILGKDIHHHQPLVDASRNILRKAIGHIKGGVKISEIGYLIETEAKKSGFKVIKNLAGHGVGRSLHEEPENILNYRVRTNRERFRKNTTVAIETFISTKSTVAVELNDGWTLVGNKGGYVTQHEQTILVTDNHPVILTESNEIWD; this comes from the coding sequence ATGTCCATAACAAAAGAATCCGAATTAATAGGAATGCTGAAAATTAGTGAGGTGGTTGGAACTACACTAAAACTGATGAGGGAATACGCTAAAGTCGGCATGTCAACTAAAGAGCTTGATGAATATGGAGGAGAAATTTTAAAGAGTTATGGCGCCAAATCTGCACCATACGAAACTTATGGATTCCCTGGTTACTCTTGTATAAGTGTAAATGAGGAAGCGGCTCACGGAATACCATCCGAGAAAAAAATACTGCAAGAAGGAGATTTAATTAATATTGATGTTTCGGCAGAGCTCAATGGTTTTTGGTCTGACAATGGAGGTTCATTTATACTTGGAAAAGACATTCATCATCACCAACCTCTTGTAGATGCTTCTAGAAACATTTTACGCAAGGCAATAGGCCATATAAAGGGCGGAGTAAAAATCTCTGAAATTGGATATTTGATAGAAACAGAAGCTAAAAAGTCAGGCTTTAAAGTAATTAAAAATCTAGCTGGTCATGGGGTTGGTAGAAGTTTGCACGAAGAGCCGGAAAATATTTTAAACTATAGAGTGAGAACCAATCGAGAAAGGTTTAGAAAAAACACTACTGTCGCGATAGAAACCTTTATTTCAACAAAATCTACTGTTGCTGTAGAATTAAATGATGGCTGGACTTTAGTGGGGAACAAAGGTGGGTATGTAACCCAACACGAACAAACAATACTTGTAACTGATAACCATCCAGTCATTTTAACAGAATCCAATGAAATATGGGATTAA
- a CDS encoding DUF4145 domain-containing protein — protein sequence MKKFDLNKSLDNNYSVLCQTCKVTTKHKVLTSVNEYGKEPMDDYGDFYQWNNDYEIIQCLGCETVSFRSDHANSEDYDPVDGDYYSNELLYPKRTKESLTAQSFFNVPPNLRRIYKETIESYNSDSLTLCGAGVRALVEGLCMENGITDGEVEQKQKDGTIKKVRKTNLQAKINGLHQKGKITEANADILHEHRFLGNTAVHELSTPNKDDLRLAIEIIENVFDNLYELPEKASQLRFQRLRKSK from the coding sequence ATGAAAAAATTTGACCTGAATAAATCCCTCGATAATAATTACTCTGTTCTATGCCAAACCTGCAAGGTTACAACTAAACATAAGGTCTTAACCTCTGTCAACGAATATGGCAAGGAACCAATGGACGACTATGGTGACTTCTATCAGTGGAATAACGATTACGAAATCATACAGTGCCTAGGATGTGAGACTGTATCATTCAGATCTGATCATGCCAATTCGGAAGATTATGATCCAGTAGATGGTGATTATTATTCGAACGAACTCCTCTATCCAAAACGAACAAAGGAATCCTTAACTGCCCAAAGCTTCTTCAATGTTCCACCTAACCTAAGGAGGATTTACAAAGAGACGATTGAGAGCTACAACTCGGATAGTCTAACTCTTTGTGGCGCAGGTGTAAGAGCATTGGTTGAAGGTCTCTGTATGGAAAACGGGATAACCGATGGTGAAGTGGAACAAAAACAGAAGGACGGAACAATAAAGAAAGTCCGTAAAACTAACCTACAGGCTAAAATCAATGGACTCCATCAAAAAGGCAAAATAACGGAGGCAAATGCCGACATATTGCACGAACATCGTTTTCTGGGTAACACTGCCGTGCATGAACTTTCAACACCTAACAAGGATGATTTACGTTTAGCCATTGAGATAATCGAGAACGTTTTTGATAATCTCTACGAATTACCTGAAAAAGCTTCCCAACTACGATTTCAAAGGTTAAGAAAGAGTAAATGA
- a CDS encoding VWA domain-containing protein, which produces MTWAYSIDTFEIVLIAIFALLYLLYVIRLLRIRASMRTPISKWLIKFTLRSVYFALMMVALLGPSFGDSTREIKSIGKDMFICVDLSQSMNAFDIQPTRLEKVKFELKNIVEAFSSDRIGLIMFSNEAYMQCPLTYDNNALNLFIQALTTDLVPNSGTDFGPPLKMALKKLTDEENTVARQKSKIIVLISDGEDFGEETDQITEEIESSGIKLFTLGVGTERGSKIMTRRGYKKNNQGEEVVSRINTKSLKKIASDTGGKYFEINDSKNDVDRLINSINDIEGELRDSKQVDTKSNKYFYFLMAALLLMLFDALISVKVIRI; this is translated from the coding sequence ATGACTTGGGCTTATTCAATCGACACATTTGAAATTGTACTTATTGCGATCTTCGCACTTCTTTACCTGCTTTATGTCATCAGACTGCTCAGGATCAGAGCTTCTATGCGCACTCCCATTAGCAAATGGCTCATCAAATTCACGCTCAGGTCTGTCTATTTCGCGCTGATGATGGTCGCCCTTTTGGGCCCTTCATTTGGAGACTCCACCCGTGAGATCAAATCCATCGGCAAGGACATGTTCATCTGCGTGGACCTTAGTCAGTCCATGAATGCCTTTGACATACAGCCTACACGCCTGGAAAAGGTGAAATTTGAGCTCAAGAATATTGTAGAGGCCTTTAGTTCGGATCGCATAGGGCTGATCATGTTTTCCAACGAAGCCTATATGCAATGTCCGCTCACTTATGACAACAATGCGCTCAACCTCTTCATCCAGGCACTGACCACCGACCTGGTACCCAATAGTGGTACGGATTTTGGCCCACCTCTCAAAATGGCCTTGAAAAAACTCACAGACGAAGAAAACACCGTAGCTCGTCAGAAGTCAAAGATCATCGTACTCATCAGTGATGGAGAAGACTTTGGGGAAGAAACGGATCAGATCACGGAAGAAATTGAAAGTTCTGGAATCAAATTGTTCACTTTGGGTGTTGGTACCGAAAGAGGAAGTAAAATAATGACCAGAAGAGGGTATAAGAAAAACAACCAGGGAGAAGAAGTGGTGAGTAGGATCAATACCAAATCGCTGAAGAAAATTGCTTCGGATACTGGAGGTAAGTACTTCGAGATCAATGACAGCAAAAACGATGTGGACCGTTTGATCAATTCCATCAACGACATAGAAGGCGAGTTGAGAGACAGCAAGCAGGTGGATACCAAATCCAATAAATATTTCTATTTCCTGATGGCAGCGCTCTTGCTCATGCTATTTGATGCCCTCATAAGTGTAAAAGTGATCAGGATATGA
- a CDS encoding acetyl-CoA C-acyltransferase — MEEVYIISAVRTPIGSFGGSLSGFTAVELGSKAIKGALDKAGVSPDQVNEVFMGNVISSGLGQAPARQAAIGAGLGYNVPCTTVNKVCASGMKSVMFGAQSIMLGINDVVVAGGMESMSNVPYYIPKARFGYKYGHGQMLDGLMHDGLWEAYHGFPMGSCADNTAKEMNISREAQDEYAINSYKRAAAATEAGKFKDEIIPVEIPQRKGDPIIMSEDEEYKNVSFDKIPVLRPVFNKDGTVTAANASTINDGSSALVLVSKKKLDELGVKPLAKIIGFADAAQEPLWFTTAPSEAIPRAIKHAGLTASDVDFYEINEAFAVVALANNQKLGLDAEKVNVNGGAVALGHPLGTSGARIITTLHSVLAQNNGRIGVAGICNGGGGASAIVIEKV; from the coding sequence ATGGAAGAAGTTTACATCATATCAGCCGTCCGTACCCCCATCGGCAGTTTTGGCGGAAGCCTGTCTGGTTTCACAGCCGTGGAGCTTGGCAGCAAGGCCATCAAAGGTGCACTGGATAAAGCAGGAGTTAGCCCCGACCAGGTCAATGAAGTGTTTATGGGCAATGTCATCTCCTCTGGCTTAGGGCAGGCCCCGGCGCGGCAGGCGGCCATAGGTGCAGGTCTTGGCTACAATGTACCCTGTACTACCGTGAACAAAGTATGTGCCTCTGGCATGAAGTCGGTCATGTTTGGTGCCCAAAGCATCATGCTCGGCATCAATGATGTGGTAGTAGCAGGTGGTATGGAGAGCATGTCCAATGTCCCCTATTACATTCCCAAAGCTCGATTTGGATACAAATACGGTCATGGCCAAATGCTGGATGGATTGATGCATGATGGCCTTTGGGAAGCTTATCATGGTTTCCCTATGGGTAGCTGTGCTGACAATACGGCCAAAGAGATGAACATCTCCAGAGAAGCTCAGGACGAATATGCCATCAACTCCTACAAACGGGCAGCTGCCGCCACGGAAGCCGGCAAATTTAAGGATGAAATCATCCCAGTGGAGATCCCTCAGCGCAAAGGAGACCCCATCATCATGAGCGAAGATGAAGAGTATAAAAATGTGAGTTTTGATAAGATTCCTGTGCTCCGTCCGGTATTCAACAAAGACGGAACGGTCACAGCAGCCAATGCCTCCACCATCAATGATGGTTCGTCTGCCTTGGTACTTGTGAGCAAAAAGAAACTCGATGAACTGGGTGTGAAGCCATTGGCCAAAATTATTGGTTTTGCGGATGCAGCACAGGAGCCCCTTTGGTTCACTACTGCTCCTTCGGAGGCCATCCCCCGAGCGATCAAACATGCAGGACTCACGGCCAGCGATGTGGATTTCTACGAAATCAACGAAGCCTTCGCGGTAGTGGCCCTGGCCAATAACCAAAAACTTGGACTGGATGCTGAAAAAGTAAATGTAAACGGTGGTGCTGTGGCGTTGGGCCATCCACTTGGTACCTCTGGTGCACGAATCATTACTACCCTTCATTCTGTACTGGCACAAAACAACGGCCGAATAGGCGTGGCTGGTATCTGCAATGGTGGTGGTGGAGCGTCGGCCATCGTCATAGAGAAAGTTTAA
- a CDS encoding toxin-antitoxin system YwqK family antitoxin gives MARLFIFFGFFLICMPSFGQTKVIVPYPNDPSKAKEIYYILEGDSSRIHGDYKQYSPSGKVIVTGTFVDGSKEGTFYNFYEDGSVQRETTYTDNLRQGVTKIFDPNGVIIQEATFLNDTLVGELRLYDTEGKLKGTSHFKNGKPEGLVAEYYASGGIKEEVNYANGKPNGTTRHYYENGNLELEAQYVGGLLDGFYKTYYPSGKLEMEALNERGKRSGFIKYYHENGQLKSLGKYENGTLTGDFKSYYEDGSLQKHLKYNDGYRVGKNLEYHENGSIKYEGIFTNKGLNAKIREYNDKGDLLEEKELLNDLPNGKWISYDEKGRPLLLENYQNGKLHGERVVYEKGKIISETSYGFGNKQGEARTYFPNGDIQTIEHWKLNRLEGSFVRYQKNGQKEYEGEYVRNKRNGIWRYYDRKGEPASQEVYQHGQLISSNPL, from the coding sequence ATGGCAAGACTCTTTATTTTCTTTGGATTTTTTCTGATCTGCATGCCATCCTTTGGACAGACCAAGGTGATCGTCCCCTACCCCAATGATCCTTCCAAAGCCAAAGAAATCTACTACATTCTGGAGGGAGACTCCTCCCGGATCCATGGCGACTACAAGCAGTACAGCCCTTCCGGAAAAGTCATCGTCACGGGCACATTTGTGGATGGTAGCAAAGAAGGCACATTTTACAACTTTTATGAAGATGGCAGCGTGCAACGCGAAACCACCTACACCGACAACCTCCGCCAGGGGGTGACCAAAATATTTGACCCCAATGGAGTCATCATCCAGGAAGCGACCTTTCTGAATGATACCCTGGTAGGCGAGCTGAGGCTCTATGATACGGAAGGCAAGCTCAAAGGAACCTCCCACTTCAAAAACGGTAAACCTGAAGGCCTGGTGGCTGAGTACTATGCCTCCGGCGGCATCAAAGAAGAGGTCAACTACGCCAATGGCAAGCCCAACGGCACCACCAGACACTACTATGAAAACGGAAACCTGGAACTCGAGGCTCAGTATGTCGGCGGCCTGCTGGATGGCTTTTACAAGACTTACTATCCATCCGGAAAACTGGAAATGGAAGCTCTCAATGAACGAGGAAAACGATCCGGATTTATTAAATACTATCATGAAAATGGTCAGCTCAAATCACTTGGGAAATACGAAAACGGAACCCTGACCGGAGATTTCAAATCTTACTATGAAGACGGAAGTCTTCAAAAACACCTGAAATACAACGACGGCTACCGGGTAGGCAAAAACCTGGAATATCACGAAAACGGATCCATCAAATATGAGGGGATTTTCACCAACAAAGGCCTAAACGCGAAGATCAGAGAATATAACGACAAGGGTGATTTACTTGAAGAAAAAGAGCTGCTTAATGACCTGCCAAACGGCAAGTGGATCAGCTATGACGAGAAGGGTCGGCCACTCCTTTTGGAAAATTATCAGAATGGAAAGCTCCATGGGGAGAGGGTGGTCTATGAAAAAGGTAAAATCATCAGCGAAACCTCCTATGGCTTTGGAAACAAACAGGGAGAAGCCAGAACCTACTTTCCAAATGGAGACATTCAAACCATCGAACACTGGAAGCTCAACCGACTGGAGGGCTCCTTTGTGCGCTATCAGAAGAATGGACAAAAAGAATACGAAGGAGAATATGTAAGAAACAAACGCAACGGAATATGGCGCTACTATGATCGAAAGGGTGAACCTGCCAGCCAGGAGGTCTATCAGCATGGACAGCTGATCAGTTCCAACCCCCTTTGA
- a CDS encoding phosphoribosylaminoimidazolesuccinocarboxamide synthase translates to MSQGIKYTQFNFPGQTDKYVGKVRDVYTVQDKLVMVASDRISAFDVVLPQPIPFKGQVLNQIAGIMLEKTKDIVPNWVISVPDPNVTIGRKCDPFPVEMVIRGYLTGHAWREYRDGKRSLCGVPLPEGLKEHDRLPEPIITPTTKAHEGHDEDISREEIIKQGLISEADYAQLEAYTYKLFARGTELASEQGLILVDTKYEFGKYNGEIILIDEVHTPDSSRYFYLKGYGARQSKGEEQKQLSKEFVRQWLISHGFQGKEGQEIPEMTKEFVDSVSQRYIELFEQITGRYFVKDTVENIIKRIDTNVNNTLKSL, encoded by the coding sequence ATGTCTCAAGGTATCAAATACACTCAATTCAATTTTCCCGGACAAACAGACAAATACGTCGGTAAGGTGCGGGATGTCTACACCGTTCAGGACAAACTGGTAATGGTGGCATCTGATAGAATTTCCGCATTTGATGTGGTACTTCCGCAGCCCATTCCCTTCAAGGGGCAGGTGCTCAATCAGATTGCAGGAATCATGTTGGAAAAGACCAAAGATATAGTGCCCAACTGGGTTATCTCGGTGCCAGATCCCAACGTTACCATCGGTCGGAAATGTGACCCCTTCCCTGTGGAAATGGTCATCAGAGGATACCTGACAGGTCATGCCTGGAGAGAATACCGGGATGGAAAAAGGTCCCTTTGCGGGGTGCCTTTACCTGAGGGCCTAAAAGAGCACGACAGGCTTCCGGAGCCCATTATCACGCCTACTACCAAGGCTCATGAGGGCCATGATGAAGACATCTCCCGAGAAGAAATCATCAAACAGGGTCTCATTTCAGAGGCGGACTACGCCCAACTGGAAGCGTACACCTACAAGCTCTTTGCACGAGGCACAGAACTGGCCTCTGAGCAGGGGCTCATTTTGGTAGACACCAAGTATGAATTTGGTAAATACAATGGAGAAATCATACTCATAGATGAGGTACATACACCGGACTCTTCAAGGTACTTTTACCTGAAAGGCTACGGAGCCAGACAGAGCAAGGGTGAAGAGCAGAAGCAACTGTCCAAAGAGTTTGTGCGGCAGTGGCTGATCAGTCATGGCTTTCAGGGAAAGGAAGGTCAAGAAATCCCGGAAATGACAAAAGAATTTGTAGATTCCGTCTCTCAAAGATACATCGAACTTTTTGAGCAAATCACCGGGCGCTACTTTGTGAAGGACACCGTGGAGAACATCATCAAGAGAATAGACACAAACGTTAACAATACCCTAAAATCATTATGA
- a CDS encoding STAS domain-containing protein: protein MKFSIDRQDQYTILKIDEEKLDSTIAPEVKSEFVTLQAEGVKNIVLNMEVVKYSDSSGLSALLVGNRLFKDTGSFVMCKLNEHVMKLISISQLDKVIDILPTVEEAIDAVMFNDIERGLREAGEE, encoded by the coding sequence ATGAAATTTTCGATAGACAGACAGGATCAATATACCATTCTTAAAATAGACGAAGAAAAACTGGATTCCACCATCGCTCCTGAGGTCAAGTCAGAATTTGTGACCCTACAGGCAGAAGGTGTGAAGAACATCGTCCTCAACATGGAAGTGGTTAAATACTCTGATTCATCAGGGTTAAGTGCCCTTTTGGTGGGCAACAGACTCTTCAAGGACACAGGGTCTTTTGTGATGTGCAAACTCAATGAGCATGTCATGAAGCTTATCAGCATCAGTCAGCTGGACAAAGTGATAGACATCCTGCCTACAGTGGAAGAGGCGATAGACGCTGTGATGTTTAATGACATTGAAAGAGGCCTGAGAGAGGCCGGAGAAGAATAA
- a CDS encoding ribonuclease Z has translation MALELQILGSNSAAFAHNRHHTSQLLRVQDKYFMIDCGEGTQLQVKRYKIKLSRINHILISHLHGDHYYGLMGLVSTLHLYGRTADLHIYGPPGLADIITLQLKYSATRLSYDIKFHEWVPETSSVIYEDDKLTITTIPLNHRIHCSGYLFKEKPKKRGINKLVVDKKLAPNQANALRNGEDIYNEDGSLLYKNSLATLPPKKPYSYAYCSDTKLIPQLVDVIRDVDLIYHEATFMDDMKDRAENTYHTTARQAAQLASEAHVGQLLLGHFSTRYRDLNPLLSEARSVFRESYLAEEGKRFVVNH, from the coding sequence TTGGCGTTAGAACTTCAAATATTAGGGTCAAATTCAGCCGCCTTTGCCCACAACCGACATCATACCTCCCAGCTACTGCGGGTACAGGATAAATACTTTATGATCGATTGTGGGGAAGGCACCCAACTGCAGGTCAAGCGCTACAAAATTAAACTTTCCAGAATCAACCACATCCTGATCTCCCACCTTCACGGAGATCACTATTATGGTCTCATGGGGCTGGTCTCTACCCTGCACCTGTATGGCCGCACGGCAGACCTGCACATCTATGGGCCACCTGGCCTGGCCGACATTATCACCTTGCAGTTGAAGTATTCGGCCACCCGACTGTCCTATGACATTAAGTTTCATGAGTGGGTACCCGAAACCAGCAGTGTGATCTATGAAGATGACAAACTAACGATCACCACCATTCCGCTTAATCACCGGATACACTGCTCAGGATATCTCTTCAAAGAAAAGCCCAAGAAGCGGGGCATCAATAAACTGGTGGTGGATAAAAAGCTCGCCCCGAACCAGGCTAATGCACTGCGCAACGGCGAAGACATTTATAACGAAGACGGCAGCCTGCTTTATAAAAACAGTCTGGCTACGCTCCCTCCCAAAAAACCATACAGCTACGCCTACTGCTCAGACACCAAACTCATCCCCCAGCTGGTGGATGTGATCCGTGATGTGGATTTGATCTATCATGAAGCTACCTTTATGGATGATATGAAAGATCGGGCTGAAAACACCTACCATACCACTGCCAGGCAAGCGGCTCAGCTGGCCTCAGAGGCCCATGTGGGGCAGTTGCTACTGGGGCACTTCTCTACCCGATATCGTGACCTGAATCCGTTACTTTCAGAAGCCAGATCGGTTTTCAGGGAGTCTTATCTGGCTGAAGAAGGGAAACGATTTGTAGTAAATCACTAA
- a CDS encoding queuosine precursor transporter, with translation MKSKKQHLFIILASIFLTNAILAEMIGVKIFSAEGTFGLPPASIPLFGGSVLDFNLTAGVIIWPIVFITTDVVNEYFGKKGVKKLSYIAAGCIAYAFLVIYIITLLPPAAFWQEINSTDAEGNYFNINYAFKTIFTQGLGIIAGSLVAFLIGQLLDVYIFQKLRKYTGSKMIWLRATGSTLISQFIDSFVVLGIAFYVLAPENGRWSIPQLLSVGTINYIYKFVVAVALTPLIYAAHHFIDRYLGKELSEEMQAEAAAGSKGFF, from the coding sequence GTGAAAAGTAAAAAACAGCACCTGTTCATCATCTTGGCGAGTATCTTTCTCACCAACGCCATTCTGGCTGAGATGATCGGCGTGAAAATATTCTCAGCGGAAGGTACTTTTGGCCTGCCTCCGGCCAGCATTCCGCTCTTTGGCGGATCAGTGCTGGACTTTAACCTGACCGCCGGAGTGATCATCTGGCCTATTGTCTTCATTACCACAGATGTGGTGAATGAGTATTTCGGTAAAAAAGGAGTGAAAAAACTCAGCTATATCGCTGCGGGATGTATCGCCTATGCATTTCTGGTCATTTACATCATTACCCTCCTACCCCCGGCCGCCTTTTGGCAGGAGATCAATAGCACGGACGCTGAGGGTAATTATTTCAACATCAACTACGCCTTCAAAACCATTTTCACGCAAGGCCTCGGCATTATCGCAGGTTCGCTGGTGGCTTTTCTCATCGGGCAGCTGCTGGATGTATACATCTTTCAAAAATTGAGAAAATACACGGGATCAAAAATGATCTGGCTCCGGGCCACCGGCTCCACCCTTATTTCACAGTTCATTGATAGTTTTGTAGTGCTCGGAATCGCCTTTTATGTGCTGGCTCCTGAGAACGGCCGGTGGAGCATCCCACAGCTTCTTTCCGTCGGCACCATCAACTACATTTACAAATTTGTGGTTGCGGTTGCACTTACTCCACTCATCTACGCAGCGCATCATTTCATTGATCGGTACCTGGGGAAGGAGCTCTCTGAAGAAATGCAGGCAGAAGCTGCCGCCGGAAGTAAGGGTTTTTTCTAA
- a CDS encoding helix-turn-helix domain-containing protein: MNSDRDIQISFLEWVKTQKPEGKFVEELETLLDISKDSAYRRMRGDTLLTFNEIRKISQHFGASLDTFFNLSKDTVLFHKRMLNVNYGYLDFLKSVLASVKMIQEDESYHMTYVAKDIPPFHYFRFPELSRFKSFFWRRTILKEPSLMNQVYGPNVISKEMLDICAEIWNAYQQIPSLEIWSDETINITLRQIEYSYETNMITSDQFRTLVDDIRSLLTVINKEAEEGHKMHPDNSQRLINGKFDLYYNEIEIGDNTVFFSLGNRRMVMKTYNMLNLLNTTDHAFCENIEQYIKNILQKSVPISNSSEKERLKFFHKMNQKVDLFEQKVR; encoded by the coding sequence ATGAATAGCGATCGCGACATACAAATCAGTTTTTTGGAGTGGGTAAAAACCCAGAAACCAGAGGGAAAGTTTGTAGAGGAGCTGGAAACTTTACTGGACATCAGTAAGGACAGTGCCTACCGCAGGATGCGCGGAGATACTTTACTCACATTCAATGAGATCAGAAAAATAAGCCAGCATTTTGGTGCTTCTCTGGACACTTTTTTCAACCTCTCTAAGGATACGGTGCTGTTCCATAAGCGCATGCTCAATGTCAACTATGGGTATCTGGACTTTCTGAAATCTGTGCTGGCTTCTGTGAAAATGATCCAGGAAGACGAATCCTATCACATGACTTATGTGGCAAAAGACATTCCTCCTTTTCACTACTTCAGATTTCCTGAGCTGTCACGGTTCAAGTCATTCTTCTGGCGGCGCACCATCCTGAAAGAACCTTCCCTGATGAATCAGGTGTATGGCCCCAATGTCATCAGTAAGGAAATGCTTGACATATGTGCCGAAATCTGGAACGCTTATCAGCAAATCCCTTCACTGGAAATATGGAGTGACGAAACGATCAACATTACCCTGCGTCAGATTGAATATAGCTATGAAACGAACATGATCACCTCAGATCAGTTTAGGACACTTGTCGATGACATCAGGAGCCTGCTCACAGTCATCAACAAAGAAGCTGAAGAGGGTCATAAAATGCATCCGGATAATTCCCAACGCCTGATCAATGGTAAGTTTGATCTCTACTACAATGAAATAGAAATTGGTGACAACACGGTCTTTTTCTCTCTGGGTAACCGGCGCATGGTCATGAAGACGTATAACATGCTCAACCTCCTCAACACCACCGATCATGCGTTTTGTGAAAACATAGAGCAGTACATCAAAAACATCCTGCAGAAGTCTGTGCCTATAAGTAACTCCTCTGAAAAAGAACGCCTCAAGTTTTTTCATAAGATGAATCAGAAAGTCGACCTTTTCGAACAAAAGGTGAGATGA